From a region of the Theobroma cacao cultivar B97-61/B2 chromosome 8, Criollo_cocoa_genome_V2, whole genome shotgun sequence genome:
- the LOC18592299 gene encoding probable N-succinyldiaminopimelate aminotransferase DapC translates to MRAQCTWTQSEMLRPLSFKFPTTFFTSSKHFRKGTDSPFFSTNRRINKCPSVMATISTASNHKGPVSTQDGPAQITQQPSQVAKRLEKFKTTIFTQMSMLAIKHGAINLGQGFPNFDGPDFVKDAAIQAIKDGKNQYARGYGVPDFNNAIAARFKKDTGLVIDPEKEVTVTSGCTEAIAATMLGLINPGDEVILFAPFYDSYEATLSMAGAKIKCISLHPPDFAVPIDELKSSISKNTRAILINTPHNPTGKMFTHKELDMIASLCIENDVLVFTDEVYDKLAFEMDHISMASLPGMYERTVTMNSLGKTFSLTGWKIGWAIAPPHLTWGVRQAHSFLTFATSTPMQWAAAVALRAPDSYYVELKRDYMAKKAILVEGLEDVGFKVFPSSGTYFVVVDHTPFGLENDIVFCEYLIKEVGVVAIPTSVFYLNPEEGKNLVRFTFCKDEETLRSAVERMKEKLKKK, encoded by the exons ATGCGGGCTCAATGTACCTGGACACAGTCAGAAATGCTGAGACCACTTTCCTTTAAATTCCCAACAACATTCTTTACTTCCTCAAAGCATTTTCGAAAGGGTACTGATTCTCCTTTCTTCAGCACTAATAGGAGAATCAACAAGTGCCCATCTGTCATGGCCACCATTTCCACAGCTTCCAACCATAAAGGCCCTGTTTCTACTCAGGACGGGCCTGCCCAAATCACCCAGCAGCCGTCACAG GTTGCAAAGCGATTGGAGAAGTTCAAGACTACAATTTTTACTCAGATGAGTATGCTTGCTATCAAGCATGGAGCAATAAACCTTGGCCAAGGCTTCCCCAACTTTGATGGTCCAGATTTTGTAAAAGACGCTGCAATTCAAGCCATCAAAGATGGGAAAAACCAATATGCCCGTGGATATGGAGTTCCTGACTTTAACAATGCCATAGCTGCTCGCTTCAAGAAGGATACTGGACTTGTGATTGACCCTGAGAAGGAAGTTACGGTTACTTCAGGGTGCACAGAAGCCATTGCTGCAACTATGTTAGGCTTAATTAATCCAGGTGATGAAGTGATCCTCTTTGCTCCATTTTATGATTCTTATGAAGCAACACTGTCCATGGCGGGTGCCAAAATAAAGTGCATCTCATTGCACCCTCCTGATTTTGCTGTTCCGATTGATGAGCTTAAGTCCAGTATTTCAAAGAATACTCGTGCCATTCTTATAAACACTCCACATAATCCCACTGGGAAGATGTTTACTCACAAGGAACTTGATATGATTGCATCGCTCTGCATTGAGAACGATGTATTGGTTTTTACTGATgaagtttatgataaattggcTTTCGAAATGGATCACATTTCTATGGCATCCCTTCCTGGAATGTACGAGCGAACAGTAACTATGAATTCTTTGGGGAAGACATTCTCCCTAACAGGGTGGAAAATTGGGTGGGCAATAGCTCCACCACACTTGACTTGGGGAGTGCGGCAAGCACACTCATTCCTTACTTTTGCTACTTCCACTCCAATGCAGTGGGCGGCTGCAGTCGCTCTTAGAGCTCCAGATTCCTACTATGTCGAGCTAAAGAGAGATTATATGGCAAAGAAGGCAATTTTGGTAGAGGGGTTGGAGGATGTTGGTTTTAAGGTATTCCCATCGAGTGGAACATACTTTGTTGTGGTAGATCACACACCATTTGGTTTGGagaatgatattgtatttTGTGAGTATCTGATCAAGGAAGTTGGAGTCGTGGCAATTCCTACCAGTGTATTTTACTTGAACCCAGAAGAAGGAAAGAATTTGGTGAGATTTACCTTCTGCAAGGATGAAGAAACTTTGAGGTCTGCAGTTGAGAGGATGAAGGAGAAGCTaaagaaaaagtaa